A region from the Nonlabens sp. YIK11 genome encodes:
- a CDS encoding porin family protein produces MRTTFLILVCLTGSFATAQLFTKERLKNRENFDKQILTFGFYMGLNTYDYKFDYNEIVDEIQTETTVGFNVGVLSDLRINEYLNLRFEPGVAFVQRNLMFTDPSFTAPEQPIREVSSTYIQLPLLLKVSTKRLNNWKPFVIGGASYSHNLSSNEDNPDDNSAGQFRQTTGVFNYEMGLGVDIYLPYFKFTPSIRGVFAISDELVRDENPDSPYTGSVDSMLSRGVFLNFTFQ; encoded by the coding sequence TTGAGAACTACCTTTTTAATTCTTGTTTGCCTCACAGGTTCATTTGCCACTGCACAACTTTTCACAAAGGAGCGCCTCAAAAACCGTGAGAATTTTGACAAACAGATTTTGACCTTTGGTTTTTATATGGGCCTCAACACCTACGATTACAAGTTTGACTACAACGAAATTGTAGATGAAATCCAGACCGAGACAACCGTTGGATTTAATGTAGGTGTTTTAAGCGATTTAAGAATCAATGAATATCTCAATTTGAGATTTGAACCTGGCGTTGCTTTTGTGCAACGCAATCTCATGTTCACCGATCCTTCTTTTACCGCTCCAGAGCAGCCCATAAGAGAAGTGAGTTCTACCTACATTCAATTACCCTTATTGCTCAAAGTCTCTACAAAGCGATTGAACAACTGGAAACCCTTTGTAATTGGCGGTGCTTCATATTCGCACAATCTTTCCAGTAATGAAGACAATCCTGATGACAATAGCGCTGGTCAGTTTAGGCAAACGACGGGTGTTTTCAATTATGAAATGGGATTAGGCGTGGACATTTACCTGCCTTATTTCAAATTCACACCATCCATAAGAGGTGTGTTTGCCATTAGCGATGAGCTGGTGAGAGATGAAAATCCAGACAGCCCATACACCGGTAGCGTGGACAGCATGCTCTCAAGAGGTGTGTTTTTAAACTTTACATTCCAATAG
- a CDS encoding ribonucleoside-diphosphate reductase subunit alpha has translation MKEQNTTTQVEQQQKVDANQKLVDARKEALNSAKPSKEGFEWLNENSRNFLEAGYLTPGATPEGRIREIAERAEAILKIPGYADKFYGYMSEGFYSLASPVWSNFGKRRGLPISCFGSHIDDDIGNILYSQSEVGMMSKLGGGTSGYFGKIRHRGAAIKNNGEASGAVHIMRLFESMVDVVSQGSVRRGRFSPYLPVEHPDINEFLEIGTEGNPIQELTHGVTVTNEWMEQMIAGDEQKRTIWARVLQSRGEMGYPYIFFTDNANNNAADVYQDKKMPIYASNLCTEIMLPSSDEYSFVCVLSSINLLHYDKWKDTDAVETMVYFLDAVITEFLEKLEAYRDSDKLDDRQTFLFMERAYKFAKDNRSLGLGALGWHSLLQSKRLAFNSQEAFNLNSEIFKALKEKSYKASEELAQKFGEPELLKGYGRRNATLNAIAPTTSSAFILGQVSQGIEPIWSNIYVKDIAKIKTTIKNPYLVELLEEKGMNTQEVWHDIRNHDGSVQHLDFLTENEKAVFQTYSELDQMDIIYQAANRQNHIDQGQSVNIIVHPDMATKDVNKIHITAWKLGLKSLYYQHSMNAAQKFKQKKECVSCEA, from the coding sequence ATGAAAGAACAGAATACCACGACACAAGTAGAACAACAACAAAAGGTTGATGCCAACCAGAAGTTGGTTGACGCAAGAAAAGAAGCTCTCAACTCTGCAAAACCATCTAAGGAAGGTTTTGAATGGTTGAACGAGAACAGCCGCAACTTTTTGGAAGCTGGATACCTAACACCTGGCGCAACACCAGAAGGGCGCATACGTGAAATAGCAGAGCGCGCCGAAGCTATCCTGAAAATTCCAGGCTATGCAGACAAGTTCTATGGTTACATGAGTGAAGGCTTTTACTCACTGGCATCACCAGTATGGTCTAACTTTGGTAAGCGTCGTGGCTTGCCCATCAGTTGTTTTGGTTCCCACATTGATGATGATATAGGTAATATTCTATATTCACAGTCGGAAGTTGGGATGATGTCAAAACTAGGTGGTGGTACCTCTGGTTACTTTGGTAAAATACGTCATCGCGGTGCTGCCATTAAAAATAATGGAGAGGCATCTGGAGCGGTTCATATCATGAGATTGTTTGAATCTATGGTAGATGTAGTAAGTCAGGGATCTGTACGTCGTGGACGTTTCTCTCCTTACCTACCTGTAGAACATCCAGACATCAATGAGTTCCTAGAAATAGGAACTGAAGGAAATCCTATTCAGGAATTAACGCACGGTGTGACCGTGACTAATGAATGGATGGAGCAAATGATCGCCGGCGATGAGCAAAAGCGTACCATCTGGGCACGTGTACTGCAGTCTCGTGGTGAGATGGGCTATCCATACATCTTCTTTACAGACAATGCCAACAACAACGCGGCAGATGTTTACCAGGATAAAAAGATGCCAATCTATGCCAGCAACCTGTGTACAGAGATCATGTTGCCATCCAGCGATGAATACTCTTTCGTATGCGTGTTGTCCAGCATCAACCTTTTGCATTATGACAAGTGGAAGGACACAGACGCCGTAGAAACTATGGTATACTTCCTTGACGCTGTGATTACAGAGTTCTTGGAAAAACTGGAAGCATATCGTGACTCTGATAAGCTGGACGACCGTCAGACGTTCCTGTTTATGGAGCGTGCGTACAAGTTTGCAAAAGACAACCGTTCCCTAGGCTTAGGCGCTTTAGGATGGCACTCTTTACTCCAGTCAAAAAGATTGGCATTCAACAGCCAGGAAGCCTTCAATTTAAACAGCGAGATCTTCAAGGCGCTTAAAGAAAAGAGTTACAAAGCGAGCGAGGAGTTAGCACAAAAATTCGGTGAGCCAGAATTGTTAAAAGGTTACGGCCGTAGAAACGCGACGCTTAATGCGATCGCTCCTACCACTTCTAGCGCATTTATCCTAGGCCAAGTATCCCAAGGTATCGAGCCTATCTGGTCCAATATTTATGTGAAGGACATTGCCAAAATCAAGACCACTATCAAGAATCCATACTTAGTGGAATTGTTGGAAGAAAAGGGAATGAATACTCAAGAAGTGTGGCATGACATACGCAACCATGACGGTAGTGTGCAGCACCTGGATTTCTTGACAGAGAATGAAAAAGCCGTTTTCCAGACCTACAGTGAGCTGGACCAGATGGACATCATCTATCAGGCAGCAAACCGTCAGAATCACATTGACCAAGGTCAGTCCGTGAACATCATCGTTCATCCAGACATGGCTACTAAAGATGTGAACAAGATCCACATTACCGCATGGAAACTGGGATTGAAATCCCTTTATTACCAGCACAGTATGAACGCCGCGCAGAAGTTCAAGCAAAAGAAAGAATGCGTGAGCTGCGAGGCGTAA
- a CDS encoding ferritin-like domain-containing protein: MNYTDKIGNKLNELLEKNYDAEAGYKLAKDKIEDSRLKSFFDTQQKERYDFGHQLKAEMKTWGQEPDKGTSVKGDLHRTWMNIKSTFSNDNEEAILEEAIRGEKKAVEEYNEIINNTTLPISTKNILTNHRNRIQETLKTINMLEAAH, from the coding sequence ATGAATTACACAGACAAAATAGGAAATAAGTTAAACGAGTTATTGGAAAAAAACTATGATGCCGAAGCTGGTTATAAGCTGGCAAAGGACAAAATAGAAGATTCCAGATTGAAAAGCTTTTTTGATACACAACAGAAGGAACGTTATGATTTTGGACATCAATTAAAAGCCGAAATGAAAACATGGGGGCAGGAACCTGATAAAGGGACCAGTGTAAAAGGCGATCTACACCGCACATGGATGAATATTAAATCCACATTTTCTAACGATAATGAAGAGGCCATTTTAGAAGAGGCTATACGAGGCGAGAAAAAAGCGGTTGAAGAGTATAATGAGATTATCAACAATACGACCTTACCAATTTCCACAAAAAATATATTGACCAATCATAGAAACCGTATTCAAGAAACCTTGAAAACGATCAATATGTTGGAAGCAGCTCACTAG
- a CDS encoding ribonucleotide-diphosphate reductase subunit beta → MEITHIRKRDFSVKPFDLNNITNAVFKALSAVNSGTQEDAQNVALAVYKTLMKRKDIDPNYIPTIEQVQDIVENKLMETEFHEAAKAYILYRNQRAMERKTDIFEKRVNLKPYEYPQLYEYVPAIRHSYWIHTEYNFTSDIQDFKSRLTPVEQSAIKNTMLAISQIEVAVKSFWGDLYHRMPKPEIGAVGSTFAESEVRHADAYSHLIEILGLNEEFKALKKKPVIMKRVQYLETALRNSKADDNQSYAEAVLLFSLFIEHVSLFSQFLIIMGFNKHKNMLKGISNVVEATSKEEQIHGDFGIDLIRILRDEQPGWFTEEYHERIQNMCRRSFEAESALVDWIFEEGELDFLPKAVVNEFIKNRFNNSLASIGIEKVFEIDEDLIAQTEWFDDEIIATKHGDFFVKRSINYTKRAQSVTKDDLF, encoded by the coding sequence ATGGAAATCACTCACATCAGAAAGAGAGACTTCAGCGTTAAGCCGTTCGATCTCAACAACATAACAAATGCAGTATTTAAGGCGCTATCTGCCGTAAATTCTGGAACCCAAGAAGACGCCCAAAACGTTGCCCTAGCGGTGTATAAAACCCTGATGAAAAGGAAGGATATCGATCCTAATTACATTCCTACCATCGAGCAGGTTCAAGACATCGTCGAGAATAAATTGATGGAAACTGAATTTCACGAGGCGGCAAAAGCTTACATCCTATATAGAAATCAACGCGCCATGGAGCGCAAGACGGATATTTTTGAGAAGCGCGTCAACTTGAAGCCTTACGAGTATCCACAACTATACGAATATGTGCCAGCGATACGTCATTCCTACTGGATCCATACGGAATATAATTTTACCAGCGACATCCAGGATTTCAAATCCAGATTGACACCGGTAGAACAAAGTGCCATCAAAAACACCATGCTGGCCATTTCACAAATTGAGGTAGCCGTAAAATCCTTCTGGGGTGATTTGTATCACCGTATGCCAAAACCAGAAATAGGCGCCGTAGGATCCACCTTTGCAGAAAGTGAAGTACGTCATGCAGATGCCTACTCGCACCTTATCGAGATCCTGGGACTTAATGAAGAATTCAAGGCGTTAAAAAAGAAACCTGTGATCATGAAACGTGTGCAGTATCTGGAAACCGCGTTGCGCAATTCTAAAGCAGACGACAACCAGAGCTATGCAGAAGCTGTATTGCTTTTTAGCCTTTTCATTGAGCACGTATCCTTGTTCTCACAGTTCTTGATCATCATGGGCTTTAACAAGCACAAGAACATGTTGAAGGGAATTTCCAATGTGGTAGAAGCTACCAGTAAGGAAGAGCAGATTCACGGTGATTTTGGTATCGACTTGATCAGAATTCTACGTGACGAACAACCAGGCTGGTTTACAGAAGAATACCACGAGCGTATCCAGAACATGTGTAGAAGATCCTTTGAGGCAGAAAGCGCCCTTGTGGACTGGATCTTTGAAGAAGGAGAACTGGACTTCTTGCCTAAAGCCGTAGTCAACGAGTTTATCAAAAACAGATTCAACAACTCGCTTGCCAGTATAGGTATCGAGAAAGTATTTGAAATTGACGAAGACCTCATCGCACAAACGGAATGGTTTGACGATGAAATTATTGCCACTAAACATGGAGACTTCTTTGTGAAGCGATCCATCAACTATACCAAGAGAGCCCAAAGTGTAACCAAAGACGACCTATTTTAA
- a CDS encoding DUF3109 family protein — MFQLGKTIVSDDVLDKDFVCNLTACKGICCVAGEAGAPLEQKELDILDAEYEKIKPYLRPEGITAIESQGTWIERENGELETPLVNNKECAYATFRDDGTALCGIEAAYRDGATQFYKPISCHLYPVRLQEYTYFTAVNYHKWQICDDACELGEELGVPVYKFLKESLTRKFGKKWYAELEEIAEMKSHK, encoded by the coding sequence ATGTTTCAGCTAGGGAAAACCATCGTGTCTGATGATGTTCTGGATAAGGATTTTGTGTGCAACCTCACAGCTTGCAAAGGCATTTGCTGCGTCGCTGGCGAGGCTGGTGCACCGCTGGAACAAAAGGAGCTCGACATCCTTGATGCAGAGTATGAGAAGATCAAGCCTTACCTAAGACCAGAAGGTATCACAGCGATTGAATCCCAAGGTACCTGGATCGAGCGCGAAAATGGCGAACTAGAAACGCCTCTAGTCAACAATAAAGAATGTGCTTACGCCACATTCAGAGATGATGGCACCGCGCTTTGCGGTATTGAGGCAGCTTATCGTGATGGCGCTACCCAATTTTATAAGCCTATTTCCTGTCACTTATATCCAGTGCGCCTACAGGAATACACTTACTTCACCGCGGTGAATTATCATAAATGGCAAATTTGCGATGACGCCTGTGAGCTAGGTGAAGAGCTGGGCGTTCCTGTCTATAAATTTTTGAAGGAATCGCTTACGCGAAAATTCGGTAAGAAGTGGTACGCAGAACTTGAAGAAATTGCGGAAATGAAATCACATAAATAA
- the trkA gene encoding Trk system potassium transporter TrkA, with protein MKIIIAGAGEVGFHLAKLLSYESQDITLIDPVKENLHYADTHLDIRTMRGDATSIKTLKDSNVGQADLVIAVSSSEAINITIGVLAKQLGAKRTIARISNTEFLEEQQAIGFKGFGIDELISPESLASKEIELLLNQSAFNDSYEFEDGALTMVGVNLSRTAQFVGKSVQEAGEIFPEVHFMPIAIQRFGTQYTLIPRGDTQFKEGDQVYFITTTGGVDELYKLTGKTRRSMKNVMILGGSNIGEQSARNLSAAGMNVKLVEIDPEKAFDLADKLPEVLVISGDGRNVELLQEESIHEMDAFIAVTGNSETNIISCLMAKSKSVRKTISLVENMDYFQLSHSIGIDTLINKKLLAANNIFRYIRKGEVVAMTKLNNMNAELLEFIVKENSDLCNKKIMDINVPRSAIIGGVIREGKGNIVLGSFTIKAGDRVVVCCLPRSISKVEKLFQ; from the coding sequence ATGAAAATCATTATAGCTGGCGCTGGCGAGGTAGGATTTCATCTGGCCAAGCTGCTTTCTTATGAATCTCAGGATATCACCCTTATAGATCCCGTTAAGGAGAATCTGCATTATGCAGATACCCATCTGGATATCAGGACAATGAGAGGTGACGCCACATCTATTAAAACGCTCAAGGATTCCAATGTAGGTCAAGCTGATCTGGTCATTGCCGTAAGCAGCAGTGAGGCGATCAATATTACGATTGGAGTACTTGCAAAGCAGTTGGGAGCCAAAAGGACCATCGCGAGAATTTCAAATACAGAGTTCCTGGAAGAGCAACAAGCCATAGGTTTTAAGGGATTTGGGATTGACGAACTGATTTCGCCAGAATCGCTTGCCAGTAAAGAGATTGAGTTGCTTCTCAATCAAAGTGCCTTTAATGACAGTTACGAGTTTGAAGATGGAGCGCTCACCATGGTAGGAGTGAACCTTAGCCGTACCGCACAATTTGTAGGTAAGTCTGTCCAGGAAGCTGGCGAGATTTTCCCTGAAGTTCACTTCATGCCTATTGCCATACAGCGTTTTGGAACCCAATATACCTTGATACCACGTGGTGATACCCAATTCAAGGAAGGCGACCAAGTTTATTTTATTACCACCACTGGTGGCGTGGACGAACTCTATAAACTTACTGGCAAGACACGACGTTCCATGAAGAATGTCATGATTCTAGGTGGTAGTAATATAGGTGAGCAAAGTGCCCGTAATTTATCAGCTGCTGGGATGAACGTCAAACTGGTAGAAATTGATCCTGAAAAGGCCTTTGACCTTGCGGACAAATTACCAGAGGTTCTTGTGATAAGTGGTGATGGACGCAACGTGGAATTGTTGCAGGAAGAAAGTATCCACGAGATGGATGCTTTTATCGCAGTTACCGGTAATAGCGAGACCAATATTATTTCTTGCCTTATGGCAAAAAGTAAAAGCGTGCGCAAGACCATATCACTGGTGGAGAATATGGATTACTTCCAGTTGTCACATAGCATAGGGATCGACACCTTGATCAATAAAAAGCTTCTTGCGGCAAACAATATATTTAGATATATACGTAAAGGAGAAGTGGTCGCGATGACCAAGCTCAACAACATGAATGCCGAGCTGCTTGAATTCATCGTGAAGGAAAACAGCGATTTGTGCAATAAGAAAATCATGGATATCAATGTACCTCGTAGCGCTATCATTGGTGGTGTCATACGTGAAGGCAAAGGAAACATTGTATTAGGTAGCTTTACTATAAAAGCAGGTGATAGAGTAGTAGTTTGTTGTTTGCCGCGCTCTATTTCCAAAGTGGAAAAACTGTTCCAATAA
- a CDS encoding TrmH family RNA methyltransferase: MITKNKIKQIKSLARKKHRDELRLYIVEGYKSIRELKNAGLSIEEIFVTNESQKLDDLHPETITAAEMKSISNLKTPPGYLAVVKMPEPQGLPNEGLILALDNVQDPGNLGTIIRLADWFNVKHVVCSSATVDLFNPKCIQATMGSIARVQVHYTDLEDYLQKSDLPIMIATMSKTSVYDLSLPKNAILIMGSESHGISEELLNLGTAISIPQYSPENDKTESLNVATATGILLAEWRRSIGM, encoded by the coding sequence ATGATTACCAAAAATAAAATTAAACAGATCAAAAGCCTGGCAAGAAAAAAGCATCGGGATGAGCTGCGGCTATATATTGTAGAAGGCTATAAATCTATAAGAGAACTCAAAAATGCCGGACTTAGTATAGAAGAAATCTTTGTTACCAACGAGTCACAAAAGCTGGATGACCTTCACCCAGAAACCATAACCGCAGCAGAGATGAAGTCCATTTCTAATTTGAAAACACCGCCAGGATATCTTGCTGTGGTAAAAATGCCTGAGCCGCAGGGTTTACCCAATGAAGGCTTGATTCTCGCCCTGGATAATGTTCAGGATCCAGGTAATTTAGGAACTATTATTCGGCTAGCAGATTGGTTTAATGTCAAGCATGTGGTTTGTAGTTCTGCAACGGTAGATTTGTTCAATCCTAAATGCATTCAAGCTACCATGGGCTCTATTGCTCGAGTCCAAGTCCATTATACAGATCTAGAAGATTACCTTCAAAAAAGCGATCTGCCTATAATGATTGCCACTATGAGTAAGACTAGTGTCTACGATTTGAGCTTGCCTAAAAATGCTATTCTAATAATGGGAAGTGAGTCTCATGGAATTTCTGAAGAACTCTTGAATTTAGGTACTGCTATTTCAATCCCTCAATATAGTCCTGAAAATGATAAAACGGAAAGTCTCAATGTTGCTACCGCAACCGGAATTCTGTTAGCAGAATGGCGTCGATCTATTGGAATGTAA
- the ubiE gene encoding bifunctional demethylmenaquinone methyltransferase/2-methoxy-6-polyprenyl-1,4-benzoquinol methylase UbiE — protein MSEQVKPNQDDAAGKKQQVTKMFDTISGEYDGLNRMISLGLDQKWRDNVVDMVAAHQPDTIMDIATGTGDLVIKMAEKTKASRLVGLDISSGMLEVGKIKVKQQQLDDRIEMVLGDSENLQFEDHTFDAITVSYGVRNFEDLEKGLSEILRVLKPNGILVILETSVPQKFPFKQGYYVYSNLVVPTLGKIFSKDRKAYGYLSKSASKFPYGERFNNILKKVGFKDVESHLQFHGASTIYKAIK, from the coding sequence GTGTCTGAACAAGTAAAACCAAATCAGGACGATGCCGCCGGAAAAAAGCAGCAAGTCACCAAAATGTTTGATACCATTAGCGGAGAATACGACGGGCTGAACCGTATGATTTCTCTAGGACTGGATCAAAAATGGCGTGACAACGTCGTGGATATGGTTGCCGCGCACCAGCCTGACACAATTATGGATATCGCAACAGGAACCGGTGATCTGGTGATCAAAATGGCTGAAAAAACCAAGGCTTCCAGACTCGTAGGTCTGGATATTTCAAGCGGTATGCTTGAAGTGGGAAAAATCAAGGTGAAACAGCAACAACTGGACGATCGCATTGAAATGGTGCTGGGTGATTCTGAGAACCTGCAGTTTGAAGACCACACGTTTGACGCGATAACCGTATCCTATGGTGTTCGTAATTTTGAGGACCTTGAAAAAGGTCTTTCTGAAATATTGCGCGTTTTAAAACCCAACGGGATCTTAGTCATTCTTGAAACCAGCGTACCTCAAAAATTTCCTTTTAAACAAGGATATTATGTGTATAGCAATTTAGTAGTGCCAACGCTGGGCAAAATTTTCTCCAAGGATCGCAAGGCATATGGATATCTTTCAAAAAGCGCTTCAAAATTCCCTTATGGAGAGCGTTTCAACAATATTTTAAAGAAAGTTGGGTTTAAGGATGTGGAGAGCCATTTACAGTTTCACGGCGCCTCAACCATTTACAAAGCCATTAAATAA
- a CDS encoding TrkH family potassium uptake protein produces MPRLNYKIINYIMGLLLVFNGGFMSISSLVSAYYSENESLEILLAAVVAITLGSLMMLLTRNHIKELGKKEGYLIVTLGWLFMAFAGTMPYLFTGAIGNYTDAFFETMSGFTTTGASIMNDIEIMPKGVLFWRSTTHWIGGMGIIVLAVAILPLLGIGGMQLFAAEAPGPSADKLHPRITDTAKRLWLIYVGFTGIETVLLRVAGMGWFDAVNHAMSTLSTGGFSTKNASIAYWNDNPWIQWIITLFMFIAGMNFVLSYFGFKGQFKKIFRDTEFKWYASFVLGFSIIGALLIYLQADVSISSIAHPMVWGELESAVRHSFFQVLAVITTTGFVSADYTMWTPFLTIMFFGLFFLGGSAGSTSGGIKVMRHIILIRNGIMEFKRTLHPNAILPVRYNGKALSNNIVFNILGFFILYMLSFIVGSVGLAALGLDFDTAIGGALSSLGNVGPAFGDLSPVNNFAGLPDLGKWWCAFLMLIGRLELFTVLILLTPFFWRNR; encoded by the coding sequence ATGCCAAGACTCAACTACAAGATCATTAATTATATCATGGGATTACTGTTGGTTTTCAACGGTGGTTTTATGTCCATTAGTTCGCTGGTTAGCGCTTACTACAGCGAGAATGAATCGCTGGAAATTTTGCTGGCAGCGGTAGTGGCGATCACTCTAGGATCGTTGATGATGTTGTTAACCAGGAATCACATCAAGGAATTGGGAAAAAAGGAAGGATACCTCATTGTTACCTTGGGCTGGTTGTTTATGGCTTTTGCTGGTACCATGCCATATTTGTTTACTGGTGCCATAGGTAACTATACCGATGCTTTTTTTGAAACCATGAGCGGTTTCACCACTACAGGTGCGAGTATCATGAACGATATCGAGATCATGCCTAAAGGTGTACTCTTCTGGCGCAGCACCACGCACTGGATAGGTGGAATGGGAATTATAGTACTAGCGGTGGCGATCCTACCTTTATTAGGAATAGGTGGTATGCAGCTTTTTGCTGCAGAGGCGCCTGGTCCCAGCGCAGATAAACTTCATCCCAGGATTACTGACACTGCCAAACGTCTTTGGCTCATTTACGTTGGCTTTACAGGGATCGAGACCGTTCTTCTTAGAGTAGCGGGAATGGGATGGTTTGATGCTGTTAATCACGCCATGAGTACACTTTCTACTGGTGGTTTTTCCACAAAAAACGCCAGTATCGCCTACTGGAATGATAATCCATGGATCCAGTGGATTATTACGCTATTTATGTTTATTGCTGGGATGAACTTTGTATTGAGCTATTTTGGTTTCAAGGGTCAGTTTAAAAAGATCTTTAGGGATACAGAATTCAAATGGTACGCAAGCTTTGTTCTAGGTTTTTCTATCATTGGAGCACTGCTAATATACCTACAGGCAGATGTTTCAATCTCGTCTATAGCGCATCCTATGGTTTGGGGTGAATTGGAAAGCGCCGTCAGACATTCCTTTTTTCAAGTGCTCGCGGTGATCACCACTACTGGATTTGTATCTGCAGACTATACCATGTGGACACCATTTTTAACCATTATGTTCTTTGGGCTGTTCTTTTTGGGTGGTAGCGCAGGATCAACATCTGGTGGTATTAAGGTGATGCGACACATCATCTTGATACGTAATGGTATCATGGAGTTCAAACGCACCTTGCATCCCAATGCTATCTTGCCGGTACGCTACAACGGCAAGGCGTTATCCAACAACATTGTATTTAACATTCTGGGCTTCTTTATCTTGTACATGCTTTCCTTTATAGTGGGTTCTGTTGGGTTAGCGGCTTTAGGTTTGGATTTTGACACGGCAATAGGTGGAGCGCTTAGTAGTTTAGGTAACGTAGGTCCGGCTTTTGGGGATCTGTCACCCGTTAACAACTTTGCCGGTTTACCTGATTTGGGGAAATGGTGGTGCGCCTTTTTAATGCTTATAGGAAGGCTGGAGTTATTTACCGTTTTGATATTATTGACTCCGTTCTTCTGGAGGAATAGGTAA
- a CDS encoding ferritin-like domain-containing protein produces MSYTDEVGKKLNALLEKNYDAEAGYKTAKEQVDNTQLKDFFGKQAQERYNFGHELKAELKSFGQEPDKGTSLAGDAHRAWMNIKSTFSANSADSILEEAIRGEKAAVEEYNEIINDSTLPPSTKSVLTKHRDNIQSALTNVKSLEKTW; encoded by the coding sequence ATGAGCTATACAGATGAAGTAGGAAAAAAATTAAACGCATTATTGGAAAAGAACTATGATGCAGAAGCTGGTTACAAAACCGCAAAGGAGCAAGTGGATAACACGCAGTTGAAAGATTTCTTTGGTAAGCAGGCACAGGAGCGTTACAACTTTGGTCATGAATTGAAAGCCGAGTTGAAGAGCTTTGGACAGGAACCTGATAAAGGAACCAGTCTAGCAGGTGATGCGCACCGTGCATGGATGAATATTAAATCCACATTCTCTGCAAACAGTGCAGACAGTATTCTTGAAGAAGCTATACGTGGAGAGAAGGCTGCCGTTGAGGAGTACAATGAAATCATCAATGACAGCACATTGCCACCATCTACTAAAAGTGTGTTGACAAAACACAGAGATAATATCCAGAGTGCCTTGACTAATGTCAAGTCCTTAGAGAAAACTTGGTAA